A genomic segment from Cyanobium sp. NIES-981 encodes:
- the psb32 gene encoding photosystem II repair protein Psb32, producing the protein MVQQRIVRRCWAALASLLLWLGAAAPALAVSASSFPDSPPQERVLDTAAVLSRAANAEVSRQLEALEAERVNAHLITLTRLDYGLSLPQLGEQVLERWQAGGGGEGQLLFLIDSQTNTAAVVASPELEGQLSPGLLRSTARATMAQPIRDGARFRQASLDGISRLQTVLQGGEDPGEPVVAEVEALPTNVPTREETAESNAFTWVVVLLVVGTVVPMATWWVFSR; encoded by the coding sequence ATCGTGCAGCAGCGCATCGTGCGGCGCTGCTGGGCGGCGCTGGCCAGCCTGCTGCTGTGGCTGGGAGCGGCCGCCCCCGCCCTGGCCGTCTCCGCCAGCTCCTTCCCGGACAGCCCGCCCCAGGAGCGGGTCCTCGATACGGCGGCCGTGCTCAGCCGTGCCGCCAACGCCGAAGTGAGCCGCCAGCTGGAAGCGCTGGAGGCGGAGCGGGTGAACGCCCACCTGATCACCCTCACCCGCCTCGACTACGGCCTGAGCCTGCCGCAGCTGGGCGAGCAGGTGCTGGAGCGCTGGCAGGCAGGCGGCGGCGGTGAAGGCCAGCTGCTCTTCCTGATCGACAGCCAGACCAACACCGCCGCGGTGGTGGCATCCCCGGAACTGGAAGGCCAGCTCAGCCCGGGGCTCCTGCGCAGCACCGCCCGCGCCACCATGGCCCAGCCCATCCGTGACGGCGCCCGCTTCCGCCAGGCCAGTCTCGATGGCATCAGTCGGCTGCAGACCGTGCTCCAGGGCGGGGAGGATCCCGGTGAGCCCGTGGTGGCGGAGGTGGAAGCGCTCCCCACCAACGTTCCGACCCGGGAGGAGACCGCCGAAAGCAACGCCTTCACCTGGGTGGTGGTGCTGCTCGTGGTCGGTACCGTGGTGCCGATGGCCACCTGGTGGGTCTTCTCCCGCTGA
- a CDS encoding tRNA (cytidine(34)-2'-O)-methyltransferase encodes MPRVVLYQPQIPPNTGNVARTCAATAQELHLVGPLGFEISDRTLRRAGLDYWPYVALTVHPDWQAFDRQRRLQGGRLLALSAHGSTPYTAFPFQPDDWLLFGRETDGLPQARLEQADALLTIPMRRSRHHPEGGVRSLNLSVAVGVVLFEALRQENGPPDRC; translated from the coding sequence ATGCCCCGGGTTGTGCTCTACCAGCCCCAGATTCCGCCCAACACGGGCAATGTGGCCCGCACCTGTGCCGCCACGGCCCAGGAGCTGCACCTGGTGGGCCCGCTCGGCTTCGAGATCAGCGATCGCACGCTCCGCAGGGCCGGCCTGGACTACTGGCCCTACGTGGCCCTCACCGTGCATCCGGATTGGCAGGCCTTCGACCGCCAGCGCCGCCTGCAGGGCGGCCGGCTGCTGGCCCTCAGCGCCCACGGCAGCACCCCGTACACCGCCTTCCCCTTCCAGCCCGACGACTGGCTGCTGTTCGGCCGCGAAACCGATGGTCTGCCCCAGGCCAGGCTCGAGCAGGCCGACGCCCTGCTCACCATCCCGATGCGGCGATCGCGTCACCACCCCGAAGGAGGCGTGCGCAGCCTCAATCTCTCCGTGGCGGTGGGCGTGGTGCTCTTCGAGGCCCTGCGCCAGGAGAACGGCCCGCCCGATCGGTGCTGA
- a CDS encoding ribonuclease catalytic domain-containing protein — MKDERGSHLAVVLQDHGSKLDLSVGFQHRHQQLPRRTATLLVPFTDGGDPPVRLGLPPWTFTDQDLAEALPPRRDFAAAWLLLADGDQAWALPEWVELVCSRSDPAALAACWLWLHGSQLLFRLRHQGISARSPDDLRRLRREQHRLALDQRSQRQWHEALRRREPLRRSSLGPQQERELDLLLAVAAGQDATDLPVPLRRALQAAHCPADSGGVRHLLVDLGQWDPHHLPSLHATTWETGFSAELEAEAQRLIAQASEARPGDDDRLDLTAQHCVTIDDADTRDIDDALGLERCPDGALRLWIHIADPGRLVAVDSPLDLEARRRGSSLYLASGTLPMFPEALATGPLSLGAGRRNAAWSLAVVLDPEGAVTTFRLVRSWVRPTYRLSYADADELIDLAPPEDPDLADLHALLNRRRRWRTARGAILMDQPEGRIRVRDGQPELELTEPSAARLMVAEAMILAGAVVAAYGEEHHLALPYRSQMPAELPRPAELEALPAGPVRHAAIKRCLSRGHTGATPRAHFTLGLPAYVQATSPIRRYGDLVAQRQLLALQQGQTPLDADALQALLQEIEDPIRQGLQISREDQRHWQQEWFSRQGACQWQGQFLRWLRAQDQLGLVHLEELAMDLAALCPAGSEPGDALIVRVQLVDPLRDQLRLIASS; from the coding sequence GTGAAGGACGAGCGCGGTTCCCATCTGGCGGTGGTGCTGCAGGACCATGGCTCGAAGCTCGACCTCTCCGTCGGGTTTCAGCACAGACATCAGCAGCTGCCCCGGCGCACGGCCACCCTGCTCGTTCCCTTCACCGATGGCGGCGACCCGCCCGTCAGGCTGGGCCTGCCTCCCTGGACCTTCACGGACCAGGATCTGGCGGAAGCCCTGCCCCCCCGGCGGGACTTCGCCGCCGCCTGGCTCCTGCTCGCCGATGGCGACCAGGCCTGGGCCTTGCCGGAGTGGGTGGAGCTGGTGTGCAGCCGCAGCGATCCCGCAGCGCTGGCGGCCTGCTGGCTGTGGCTGCATGGCTCCCAGCTCCTGTTCCGTCTGCGTCATCAGGGCATCAGCGCCCGCTCTCCCGACGACCTGCGGCGACTGCGGCGTGAGCAGCACCGTCTGGCGCTCGATCAGCGGAGCCAGCGGCAGTGGCATGAGGCCCTCAGGCGCCGGGAACCGCTGCGGCGTTCCTCGCTCGGCCCCCAGCAGGAGCGGGAGCTGGATCTGCTCCTGGCCGTGGCGGCCGGCCAGGATGCCACGGACCTGCCAGTGCCGCTGCGCCGGGCGCTCCAGGCCGCCCACTGCCCAGCGGACAGCGGTGGCGTCCGCCACCTGCTGGTGGATCTGGGCCAGTGGGATCCCCATCACCTCCCCTCCCTGCACGCCACCACCTGGGAGACGGGCTTCAGCGCCGAGCTGGAGGCGGAGGCCCAGCGGCTGATCGCCCAGGCCTCCGAGGCGCGGCCTGGGGATGACGATCGCCTCGACCTCACCGCCCAGCATTGCGTCACGATCGATGACGCCGACACCCGGGACATCGACGATGCCCTCGGGCTGGAGCGTTGTCCGGACGGCGCGCTCCGCCTGTGGATCCACATCGCCGATCCGGGCCGTCTGGTGGCCGTGGATTCGCCCCTGGATCTGGAGGCCCGGCGGCGGGGCAGCAGCCTCTATCTCGCCAGCGGAACCCTGCCGATGTTCCCTGAGGCGCTGGCCACCGGGCCCCTCAGCCTCGGCGCCGGACGGCGCAACGCGGCCTGGAGCCTGGCGGTGGTTCTCGATCCCGAGGGGGCCGTCACCACGTTCCGGCTGGTGCGCAGCTGGGTGCGTCCCACCTACCGCCTCAGTTACGCCGATGCCGATGAGCTGATCGATCTGGCCCCACCCGAGGATCCGGATCTCGCCGATCTGCATGCCCTGCTGAACCGGCGTCGCCGCTGGCGGACTGCCCGGGGGGCCATTCTGATGGACCAGCCCGAGGGCAGGATCCGCGTGCGGGATGGCCAGCCCGAACTGGAGCTGACCGAACCGAGTGCGGCACGCCTGATGGTGGCCGAGGCCATGATCCTGGCCGGCGCGGTGGTGGCCGCCTACGGAGAGGAGCACCACCTGGCCCTGCCTTACCGCAGCCAGATGCCCGCCGAGCTGCCGCGACCAGCCGAACTGGAGGCGCTGCCCGCAGGCCCGGTGCGCCATGCCGCCATCAAGCGCTGCCTCAGCCGCGGCCATACCGGGGCGACGCCCCGGGCCCATTTCACTCTGGGGTTGCCGGCCTACGTGCAGGCCACCTCACCGATCCGCCGCTATGGCGACCTGGTGGCCCAGCGTCAGCTGCTGGCCCTGCAGCAGGGCCAGACCCCCCTGGATGCCGATGCCCTGCAGGCCCTGCTGCAGGAGATCGAGGATCCGATCCGCCAGGGCCTGCAGATCAGCCGGGAGGATCAGCGGCACTGGCAGCAGGAGTGGTTCTCCAGGCAAGGGGCGTGCCAGTGGCAGGGCCAGTTCCTGCGGTGGTTGCGGGCCCAGGACCAGCTCGGATTGGTGCATCTCGAGGAGCTGGCCATGGATCTGGCGGCCCTCTGTCCGGCGGGGTCCGAGCCTGGAGATGCCCTGATCGTGCGCGTGCAGCTGGTGGATCCCCTGCGGGATCAGCTGCGCCTGATCGCCTCCTCCTGA
- a CDS encoding cofactor assembly of complex C subunit B produces MSLPAPARTALGSGVLGLALVVLNQLSAEGLTPPLERAGVLASLLAVGLMLVGVLWTRATPEAAARAALPGDEGLVLAEALPAEVAEELGWGSQMLLTATPAAVVLVQWRGETLLRRGLLTATPFHPGAICARALARQQPVSLVNLRLYPGRAEFETLLPGLPAVVVQPLGEQGLLLVGGWSVRCFSRSDLTWLEGWAQRLTTRLERVQPDRPAAGPEPPEAAAGS; encoded by the coding sequence ATGAGCCTCCCTGCACCCGCCCGCACCGCCCTGGGGAGCGGCGTCCTCGGGCTGGCCCTGGTGGTGCTGAACCAGCTCAGCGCCGAGGGGCTGACACCGCCCCTGGAGCGGGCCGGGGTGCTGGCCAGCCTGCTGGCGGTGGGGTTGATGCTGGTGGGGGTGCTGTGGACACGGGCGACGCCGGAAGCAGCGGCCAGGGCCGCGCTGCCCGGCGACGAGGGCCTGGTGCTCGCTGAGGCTCTGCCCGCTGAGGTGGCGGAAGAGCTGGGCTGGGGCAGCCAGATGCTGCTGACGGCCACCCCGGCGGCCGTCGTGCTCGTGCAGTGGCGGGGAGAAACGCTGCTGCGCCGGGGCCTGCTGACGGCCACGCCCTTCCACCCTGGCGCCATCTGCGCCCGTGCTCTGGCGCGGCAGCAACCGGTGTCGCTGGTGAACCTGCGCCTCTATCCAGGACGCGCCGAATTCGAGACCCTGCTGCCCGGGCTGCCCGCCGTGGTGGTGCAGCCCCTGGGCGAGCAGGGGTTGCTGCTGGTGGGCGGCTGGTCCGTGCGCTGTTTCAGTCGCAGCGATCTCACCTGGCTCGAGGGCTGGGCCCAGCGGCTCACAACCCGATTGGAGCGGGTGCAGCCCGACCGTCCCGCGGCCGGCCCGGAGCCTCCGGAAGCCGCAGCTGGGTCCTGA
- the pxcA gene encoding proton extrusion protein PcxA gives MGLTDWLGAFGRAEASDLSHHLERGYEAALLIQSIELEHYNDRPVRPELELALPRGVQDQVLRRFRAALEVCRQSLAVLEPSRGELLGQELRQLQLIETVVGRYDPRRQPLPAISRSPEVLPRSLLGVVDQVRRQLDPKAEANMVAGFRRRRDSTLVSLRILLLMVLVPVLLQQVSRTYVVSPLVDRYAPDHGFLSYPRPQLEERAVERLRVYRAEIEFDALLTGSRLPTTDELHQKLAERAQELKEEADQASTHAIKNVLADLAGLGGFVLVCLFWRRDLQVLRGFVDELVYGLSDSAKAFAIILFTDIFVGFHSPEGWTVLLDGVAHHLGLPAQENFIMLFIATFPVVLATVFKYWIFRYLNRVSPSSVATLRNMNGGG, from the coding sequence ATGGGCCTCACCGATTGGCTTGGCGCCTTCGGTCGTGCCGAAGCGAGTGACCTCAGCCATCATCTCGAGCGCGGCTATGAGGCGGCGCTGCTGATCCAGAGCATCGAGCTCGAGCATTACAACGACCGCCCGGTGCGGCCCGAGCTGGAACTGGCCCTGCCCCGGGGTGTGCAGGACCAGGTGCTGCGCCGCTTCCGCGCCGCCCTCGAGGTGTGCAGGCAGAGCCTGGCGGTGCTGGAGCCCAGCCGCGGCGAGCTGCTGGGCCAGGAACTGCGGCAGCTGCAGCTGATCGAGACCGTGGTGGGCCGCTACGACCCGCGCCGCCAGCCCCTGCCGGCCATCAGCCGCTCGCCCGAGGTGCTGCCCCGCAGCCTGCTGGGGGTGGTGGATCAGGTGCGCCGCCAGCTCGACCCCAAGGCCGAAGCCAACATGGTGGCCGGTTTCCGACGGCGCCGCGATTCAACGCTGGTGTCGCTGCGGATCCTGCTGCTAATGGTGCTGGTGCCGGTGCTGCTGCAGCAGGTGAGCCGCACCTACGTGGTGTCTCCCCTGGTGGATCGCTATGCGCCCGATCACGGCTTCCTGAGCTACCCCCGCCCCCAGCTGGAGGAGCGGGCCGTGGAGCGGCTGCGGGTGTACCGCGCCGAGATCGAGTTCGATGCCCTGCTCACCGGCAGCCGCCTGCCCACCACCGACGAGCTGCACCAGAAGCTGGCCGAGAGGGCCCAGGAACTCAAGGAGGAGGCCGATCAGGCCAGCACCCACGCGATCAAGAACGTGCTGGCCGATCTCGCCGGCCTGGGGGGGTTCGTGCTGGTCTGCCTCTTCTGGCGGCGCGATCTCCAGGTGCTGCGCGGCTTTGTGGATGAACTGGTGTACGGCCTGAGTGACAGTGCCAAGGCCTTCGCGATCATCCTCTTCACCGACATCTTCGTGGGGTTCCACAGCCCGGAAGGCTGGACCGTGCTGCTGGATGGGGTGGCCCACCACCTGGGACTGCCGGCCCAGGAGAACTTCATCATGCTGTTCATCGCCACCTTTCCGGTGGTGCTGGCCACCGTGTTCAAGTACTGGATCTTCCGCTACCTCAACCGGGTGTCGCCCTCCTCGGTGGCAACCCTGCGCAACATGAACGGTGGTGGTTGA
- a CDS encoding FAD-dependent oxidoreductase gives MQDERYPVVVWGGGTGGVAAALQAGRTGTPTLLLTPGAWLGGMVSAAGVCCPDGNELTPWQTGLWGALLRELAQREPEGLDHNWVSCFGYRPATAEAILREWVAAAAPLAWWPNCRLLEVERRQDRVSRLVLERRRAGQPTGETVALPVHDGIVIDGSDRGELIAMAGAGYRLGWEPKERWQEPSAPAASAIAGEPFFSSQPVQSPTWVVMGQLRGDAPGPDPGQALPEPFAGATSRFGLERTITYGRLPGGLVMLNWPLEGNDWHHGLGAAFGDAASREDDLNRAMREHSLAFAAALEQASGGWISLAEVFPRSALEPALQGPSPLALMPYWREGRRLKGVGTVIEQQLLPQGSGASLAPLPRREGEVEAVAVGNYANDHHYPGRDWPLAPKSCAWGGRWSGTPFCLPFSALVSRDTANLMAADKGISVSHMANGATRLQPLVLNVGQAAGQAAALCHQLGCLPATLPVRRLQHALVLDAQAPAGPLPLWDTPWHHPAWRERQLAALDDPSRLEADGTLRGTGAELDPCEAPSEPHERLWEGRLHSDGAGRYSLETRERSWPVITLEPALHRWLQQLETPRVARLIGCANPWGPWLRLSRLQS, from the coding sequence ATGCAAGACGAGCGGTATCCCGTCGTGGTGTGGGGTGGAGGAACGGGGGGGGTGGCGGCCGCCCTCCAGGCCGGACGGACGGGCACACCGACCCTGCTGCTGACGCCGGGGGCCTGGCTGGGGGGCATGGTGAGCGCCGCCGGGGTGTGCTGCCCGGATGGCAACGAGCTCACGCCCTGGCAGACCGGCCTGTGGGGGGCCCTGCTGCGGGAGCTGGCCCAGCGTGAACCGGAGGGTCTGGACCACAACTGGGTGAGCTGTTTCGGCTACCGCCCCGCCACGGCCGAGGCGATCCTGAGGGAGTGGGTGGCGGCGGCAGCGCCGCTGGCCTGGTGGCCCAACTGCCGGCTGCTGGAGGTGGAGCGGCGGCAGGACCGGGTGAGCCGACTGGTGCTGGAGCGGCGCAGGGCCGGGCAGCCCACCGGTGAGACCGTGGCGCTGCCGGTGCACGACGGCATCGTGATCGACGGCAGCGACCGCGGCGAGCTGATCGCCATGGCGGGGGCAGGATACCGGCTGGGCTGGGAGCCGAAGGAGCGCTGGCAGGAACCGAGCGCACCCGCCGCCAGTGCCATCGCTGGAGAGCCGTTCTTCAGCAGCCAGCCGGTGCAGTCGCCCACCTGGGTGGTGATGGGGCAGCTGCGGGGCGATGCCCCCGGGCCTGATCCGGGGCAGGCCCTGCCCGAACCCTTCGCCGGAGCCACCAGCCGCTTCGGGCTGGAGCGCACGATCACCTACGGCCGTCTGCCGGGTGGCCTGGTGATGCTGAACTGGCCCCTGGAGGGCAACGACTGGCACCACGGCCTCGGGGCAGCCTTCGGCGACGCAGCGAGCCGGGAGGACGACCTGAACCGCGCAATGCGGGAGCACAGCCTGGCCTTCGCGGCCGCCCTCGAGCAGGCCAGTGGCGGTTGGATCTCGCTGGCGGAGGTGTTTCCCCGATCGGCCCTGGAACCGGCGCTGCAGGGCCCCTCCCCCCTGGCCCTGATGCCCTACTGGCGGGAGGGCAGACGCCTCAAGGGCGTGGGCACGGTGATCGAACAGCAGCTCCTGCCGCAGGGGAGCGGCGCGAGCCTGGCCCCCCTGCCCCGCCGGGAGGGGGAGGTGGAGGCGGTGGCCGTGGGCAACTACGCCAACGACCACCACTACCCGGGGAGGGACTGGCCGCTCGCACCCAAGAGCTGTGCGTGGGGAGGCCGCTGGAGCGGCACGCCGTTCTGCCTCCCCTTCAGCGCGCTCGTGAGCCGGGACACGGCGAACCTGATGGCGGCCGACAAGGGGATCAGTGTGAGTCACATGGCCAATGGCGCCACCCGGCTGCAGCCCCTGGTGCTCAACGTGGGGCAGGCGGCCGGCCAGGCTGCGGCCCTGTGCCATCAGCTGGGCTGCCTGCCGGCGACCCTGCCGGTGCGCCGGCTGCAGCATGCCCTGGTGCTGGATGCCCAGGCGCCGGCCGGGCCTCTTCCCCTGTGGGACACCCCCTGGCACCACCCCGCCTGGCGGGAACGCCAGCTCGCCGCCCTCGACGATCCTTCCCGCCTCGAAGCGGATGGCACCCTGAGGGGCACGGGTGCTGAGCTGGACCCCTGCGAGGCGCCGTCTGAGCCCCATGAACGGCTCTGGGAGGGAAGGCTGCACAGCGATGGGGCTGGCCGTTACAGCCTGGAGACCCGGGAGCGGAGCTGGCCGGTGATCACCCTGGAGCCCGCCCTGCATCGCTGGCTCCAGCAGCTGGAGACGCCACGGGTGGCGCGGCTGATCGGTTGCGCCAACCCCTGGGGGCCCTGGCTGCGGCTGTCGCGGCTGCAGTCCTGA
- the metG gene encoding methionine--tRNA ligase, whose translation MSYTLTTPLYYVNDRAHLGSTYTTLACDAIARYQRLCGQEVVFITGCDEHGQKIQRTAEAAGVSPQDHCDRVSAGYRDLWERWQISHDRFIRTTDPRHRELVAQFFARVEAKGDVVEGRQQGWYCVACEEFKDDPHEAQDPECSTHRRPLEWRDEVNLFFRLSRYQREIEALIAQPGFIQPPSRRREVENFVAQGLRDFSISRIDLPWGIPVPGHPGHTFYVWFDALLGYLSALLQAEGSAPAEPVALDTLLQRGWPAQLHVIGKDILRFHAVYWPAMLLSAGLPLPERVFGHGFLTREGQKMGKSLGNVLDPDVLLERCGRDAVRWYLLRDIPFGEDGDFQQQRFTDLVNNDLANTIGNLLNRTSSMARKWFDAAVPPAGDALSAEHPLALAARLAGQQACDGLDALDFRRAAEAVLQLATAANGYLNDRAPWKQMKLPDQEVRVGADLYAVLEAARWLAVLLAPLVPDLSARMLQQLGLEPFPSGTDASPAPPSPGQPTAWLAAQRWGGLPAGQALPPPEPVLLRLELDAPL comes from the coding sequence ATGTCTTACACCCTCACCACCCCGCTCTACTACGTCAACGATCGCGCCCATCTGGGCAGCACGTACACCACCCTGGCCTGCGATGCGATCGCCCGTTACCAGCGGCTGTGCGGGCAGGAGGTGGTGTTCATCACCGGCTGTGATGAGCATGGGCAGAAGATCCAGCGCACTGCCGAGGCCGCCGGGGTGAGCCCCCAGGACCACTGCGACCGGGTCAGTGCGGGCTACCGCGACCTCTGGGAGCGCTGGCAGATCAGCCACGACCGCTTCATCCGCACCACCGATCCCCGCCACCGGGAGCTGGTGGCCCAGTTCTTCGCCCGGGTGGAGGCGAAGGGCGATGTGGTGGAAGGCCGGCAGCAGGGCTGGTACTGCGTGGCCTGCGAGGAGTTCAAGGACGATCCCCACGAGGCTCAGGACCCGGAATGCTCCACCCACCGCCGCCCCCTGGAGTGGCGCGATGAGGTGAATCTGTTCTTCCGGCTGTCCCGCTACCAGCGCGAGATCGAAGCGCTCATCGCTCAGCCGGGCTTCATTCAGCCGCCCAGCCGGCGCCGCGAGGTGGAGAATTTCGTGGCCCAGGGCCTGCGGGATTTCTCCATCTCCAGGATCGACCTGCCCTGGGGGATCCCGGTGCCCGGCCATCCCGGCCACACCTTCTACGTGTGGTTCGATGCCCTGCTCGGCTACCTCTCCGCCCTGCTCCAGGCCGAGGGCAGTGCGCCGGCGGAGCCCGTCGCCCTGGACACCCTGCTGCAACGGGGGTGGCCGGCCCAGCTGCACGTGATCGGCAAGGACATCCTGCGCTTCCATGCCGTGTACTGGCCCGCCATGCTGCTCTCGGCCGGACTGCCCTTGCCGGAGCGGGTGTTCGGCCATGGCTTTCTCACCCGGGAAGGCCAGAAGATGGGCAAATCCCTGGGCAACGTGCTGGATCCGGACGTGTTGCTGGAGCGTTGCGGCCGCGACGCCGTGCGCTGGTACCTGCTGCGGGACATCCCCTTTGGTGAAGATGGGGATTTCCAGCAGCAGCGCTTCACGGATCTGGTCAACAACGACCTGGCCAACACGATCGGCAATCTGCTCAACCGCACCAGCTCGATGGCACGCAAGTGGTTCGATGCGGCCGTTCCCCCCGCCGGCGACGCCCTCTCGGCGGAGCATCCCCTGGCCCTGGCCGCCCGCCTGGCCGGCCAGCAGGCCTGCGATGGCCTCGATGCCCTTGATTTCCGCCGGGCGGCCGAGGCGGTGCTGCAGCTGGCGACCGCGGCGAATGGCTACCTCAATGACCGGGCTCCCTGGAAGCAGATGAAGCTCCCCGACCAGGAGGTGCGCGTGGGGGCCGACCTCTATGCGGTGCTGGAAGCGGCCCGCTGGCTGGCGGTGCTGCTGGCGCCGCTGGTGCCCGATCTCTCGGCACGCATGCTCCAGCAACTCGGCCTGGAGCCCTTCCCCAGCGGCACCGACGCCTCGCCGGCTCCACCCTCCCCAGGACAGCCCACTGCCTGGCTCGCCGCCCAGCGGTGGGGCGGGCTGCCGGCCGGTCAGGCCCTGCCGCCGCCCGAACCGGTGCTGCTCCGTCTTGAACTCGATGCTCCGCTGTGA
- the lptC gene encoding LPS export ABC transporter periplasmic protein LptC, with amino-acid sequence MATGLGLTLLLASCASPPAEPEAAPPFVFRSLDLRQQDGEGRTLWELTSPETRYDLSRRVAQARDLRGVLYSQGKPLYRFTAANGVVLNDGELVQLEGPTRVQRLEGGERPLVITALRVRWYPARKLMELDRAPVATQDDLRLTSRRVRFLIGEDRLELVGTPTLVRSGVDPLRLVLSRADWSPGSGALRGRGPVQGERAVPDRPPQRLTAPSLTANTRSRTIDLQAPVRVVDPGQKGELLARSTRMDLQRRLITSDEPFEGRLGQSTLRGTGFALNFASTTVVVPSACQLNQPGESLRAERCQWNWATGAVEASGDVTLRRRENDQVTRAERLTARAEKDGFVQFGGPGARVRTQLRLPEAPGRPRDGRAAPAPIGL; translated from the coding sequence ATGGCCACGGGCCTCGGGCTCACCCTCCTGCTCGCCTCCTGTGCCAGCCCCCCAGCCGAGCCTGAAGCTGCCCCCCCCTTCGTGTTCCGCAGCCTCGATCTGCGCCAGCAGGATGGAGAGGGCAGGACGCTGTGGGAGCTGACCAGCCCGGAAACGCGGTACGACCTCAGCCGCCGCGTGGCCCAGGCCCGGGATCTGCGGGGCGTGCTCTACAGCCAGGGCAAACCCCTCTACCGCTTCACCGCCGCCAACGGGGTGGTGCTCAACGATGGCGAGCTGGTGCAGCTGGAGGGCCCGACCCGGGTGCAGCGGCTCGAAGGCGGTGAGCGGCCCCTGGTGATCACGGCCCTTCGCGTGCGCTGGTACCCGGCACGCAAGCTGATGGAGCTCGATCGCGCTCCGGTCGCCACCCAGGATGACCTGCGCCTCACCAGCCGGCGGGTGCGCTTCCTGATCGGTGAGGATCGCCTGGAGCTGGTGGGGACCCCCACCCTCGTGCGCTCGGGCGTGGATCCCCTGCGTCTGGTGCTCAGCCGGGCGGATTGGTCGCCCGGCAGCGGCGCCCTGCGGGGCCGGGGGCCCGTGCAGGGGGAGCGCGCCGTGCCGGACCGGCCTCCCCAGCGCCTTACGGCCCCCTCGCTCACCGCCAACACCCGCAGCCGCACGATCGACCTGCAGGCCCCGGTGCGGGTGGTGGATCCCGGCCAGAAGGGAGAGCTCCTGGCCCGCAGCACCCGAATGGACCTGCAACGCCGGCTGATCACCAGCGACGAACCCTTCGAGGGGCGACTGGGCCAGTCCACGCTGCGCGGGACCGGGTTCGCGCTCAATTTCGCCAGCACCACGGTGGTGGTGCCCTCCGCCTGCCAGCTGAACCAGCCCGGCGAAAGCCTGCGGGCGGAGCGCTGCCAGTGGAACTGGGCCACGGGAGCTGTGGAGGCCAGCGGCGATGTGACCCTCCGCCGGCGGGAGAACGACCAGGTGACCCGGGCCGAACGGCTCACCGCCAGGGCGGAGAAGGACGGTTTCGTGCAGTTCGGCGGGCCCGGTGCGCGGGTCAGGACCCAGCTGCGGCTTCCGGAGGCTCCGGGCCGGCCGCGGGACGGTCGGGCTGCACCCGCTCCAATCGGGTTGTGA
- the cobU gene encoding bifunctional adenosylcobinamide kinase/adenosylcobinamide-phosphate guanylyltransferase, translating to MQPEPRCQLVTGAARSGKSRWAEHLAAAHSGPVLYLATADPRPEDPLWQARLQAHRQRRPAGWRLREVQADLADALRQLQPAELALVDALGTWVAWGLDQSECQWRRHCDELSGALAACPGQVILVSEQTGWGVVPPTAIGGLFRDRLGELEQQLVRQCQRCWLVVAGRALDLAAISQAVPR from the coding sequence GTGCAGCCTGAGCCCCGCTGCCAGCTGGTCACCGGTGCGGCCCGCAGTGGAAAGAGCCGCTGGGCCGAACATCTCGCCGCCGCCCATTCCGGCCCCGTGCTGTATCTCGCCACGGCCGATCCCCGGCCCGAGGATCCGCTCTGGCAGGCACGCCTGCAGGCCCATCGGCAGCGCCGGCCGGCCGGCTGGCGTCTGCGGGAGGTGCAGGCCGATCTGGCCGATGCCCTGAGGCAGCTGCAACCCGCGGAGCTGGCCCTGGTCGATGCCCTGGGCACCTGGGTGGCGTGGGGGCTGGACCAGTCCGAGTGCCAGTGGCGCCGCCACTGTGATGAGCTCAGCGGCGCCCTGGCGGCCTGCCCCGGCCAGGTGATCCTGGTGAGTGAACAGACCGGCTGGGGTGTGGTGCCTCCCACGGCCATCGGCGGTCTGTTCCGCGATCGCCTCGGTGAACTGGAGCAGCAGCTGGTTCGGCAGTGCCAGCGTTGCTGGCTGGTCGTGGCTGGCCGCGCCCTGGACCTGGCCGCCATCAGTCAGGCCGTGCCCCGCTGA